In the genome of Massilibacillus massiliensis, one region contains:
- the flgL gene encoding flagellar hook-associated protein FlgL, whose protein sequence is MRVSSGMMTNNYLRQLNNQYKQQSDLMEQSDGSRIHRPSDDPVAFVKTMTYKSSLDQNEQNQDSANTALSWMKTTDNTMVAMTDILKSIVEKTTAAANGTNTEKDTAATGEEIEKLIEELVSQANTQLGDQYIFSGQADKTKPYTTETIENKADIKTLDDAQTAAFGTKEMLVMTDSDSNTYYLDTASGNLYSKDYVDKGYKKTLTDNSTATKADQKAAVQGNKVGTLDGFNAATLFTNETNGGVGATFNVKGQLNTANSFTSTMNGTSTALTFSTSDKTVAVYAGDNVKISVPIQSGVANTPRNDSVNSTGVDVFGTDLFNGNGTELINNLYEIARKMKNGDTDWLSSDGITLANDAHNQVLNAETEVAARYSSYDLSKTTMENQNTQIQTDITNTSATDVAKLIVQLKTTQTLYNMSLQVGSNILPLSLADYLR, encoded by the coding sequence ATGCGTGTTAGTAGTGGAATGATGACGAATAATTATCTGAGACAACTGAATAATCAATACAAACAGCAGTCCGATTTAATGGAGCAATCGGATGGTAGCAGAATTCATCGTCCGTCAGATGACCCTGTGGCTTTTGTAAAAACAATGACGTATAAAAGTAGTTTGGATCAAAATGAACAAAATCAAGATAGTGCAAATACTGCATTATCCTGGATGAAAACGACGGATAATACAATGGTGGCAATGACCGATATTCTAAAAAGCATTGTAGAAAAAACAACTGCTGCTGCGAATGGTACGAATACTGAAAAAGATACGGCTGCAACTGGTGAAGAAATTGAAAAACTAATTGAAGAGCTAGTCTCGCAAGCGAATACGCAGTTAGGTGATCAATATATTTTTTCTGGACAAGCGGATAAAACGAAACCATATACTACGGAAACTATTGAAAATAAAGCAGATATTAAGACATTAGATGATGCACAGACAGCGGCTTTTGGAACGAAAGAAATGCTGGTTATGACGGATAGTGACAGCAATACATATTATTTAGATACAGCCAGTGGAAATTTATATAGTAAGGATTATGTAGATAAAGGATATAAAAAGACTCTAACAGATAATTCTACAGCTACAAAGGCAGATCAGAAAGCAGCAGTGCAAGGAAATAAAGTTGGTACATTAGACGGTTTTAATGCTGCGACTTTATTCACAAATGAAACAAATGGCGGCGTGGGGGCTACTTTCAATGTAAAAGGACAGCTTAATACTGCGAATTCTTTTACATCAACAATGAATGGAACATCGACAGCGCTTACTTTTTCAACAAGTGATAAAACAGTAGCGGTTTATGCCGGTGATAATGTCAAAATATCTGTACCAATTCAGAGTGGTGTGGCGAATACACCACGAAATGATAGTGTGAATTCTACTGGCGTCGATGTCTTCGGAACGGATCTGTTTAATGGCAATGGAACGGAATTGATTAATAATTTATATGAAATTGCTAGAAAGATGAAAAATGGAGATACTGATTGGCTATCATCGGATGGGATTACACTTGCAAATGATGCGCATAACCAAGTCCTTAATGCAGAAACTGAAGTAGCAGCGCGTTATAGCTCTTATGATTTATCCAAAACAACGATGGAAAATCAAAATACGCAGATTCAAACCGATATTACCAATACAAGTGCTACGGATGTTGCAAAATTGATCGTACAGCTAAAAACAACACAAACCTTGTACAATATGTCGTTGCAGGTTGGTAGTAATATATTACCATTGTCATTAGCAGATTATTTAAGATAA
- a CDS encoding DUF6470 family protein — MKVLNIRSQQPQIGMQTTKGKLEMDAPQAELDIKNAKVDIKLNTTSDKLEIDQYPSRASYGVISIADSSLQESRKAQQKAQEGIAKIVQEGNQFFSKSASKVIARREKSKLFARQVEMKVQLCQVAAPSIKYTPGTIEIKPELTPVKLKVDKKEIDFNYTPAKVNIYLKQKGEVRMWVSEKYDIYA, encoded by the coding sequence ATGAAGGTACTTAATATAAGATCGCAGCAGCCGCAAATAGGGATGCAAACAACCAAGGGAAAGCTTGAGATGGATGCGCCGCAAGCAGAACTTGATATAAAAAATGCAAAAGTGGATATTAAACTGAACACTACTTCAGATAAGTTAGAAATCGATCAATATCCCTCTCGAGCGTCTTATGGGGTAATCTCGATTGCGGATAGCAGTTTACAAGAAAGCAGGAAAGCGCAGCAAAAGGCGCAAGAAGGAATTGCTAAAATTGTGCAAGAAGGTAATCAATTCTTTAGCAAAAGTGCTAGCAAAGTTATAGCAAGACGTGAAAAATCAAAGCTTTTTGCTAGGCAAGTCGAAATGAAAGTGCAATTATGTCAGGTAGCTGCGCCTAGCATAAAATATACGCCGGGTACTATTGAAATTAAGCCTGAACTCACTCCAGTAAAACTAAAAGTAGACAAAAAAGAAATAGATTTCAACTATACACCCGCAAAGGTCAATATCTATTTAAAGCAAAAAGGAGAAGTACGTATGTGGGTAAGTGAAAAATATGATATATATGCCTGA
- the fliW gene encoding flagellar assembly protein FliW has translation MQVNTRKFGVLEIDEKDIVTFEHGLPGFLDAHKFIMLPYEKDSPFLYLQSVEEDYLAFLMTSPFLFFDDYEFVMDEVNMNELGVKSEEDIAVYTMITASNNEADKITANLVAPIVVNIHTRQAKQIVLEKSRYQTKHRIVPADVSDKGGES, from the coding sequence GTGCAAGTTAATACAAGAAAGTTTGGTGTGCTTGAAATTGATGAAAAGGATATTGTCACATTCGAGCATGGATTGCCTGGTTTTTTAGATGCGCATAAATTTATTATGCTTCCATATGAAAAAGACAGCCCGTTTCTATATTTACAATCGGTAGAAGAAGATTACTTAGCTTTTCTTATGACAAGTCCGTTTCTATTTTTCGATGATTATGAGTTTGTTATGGATGAAGTCAATATGAATGAGTTAGGTGTAAAATCTGAAGAAGATATTGCTGTTTACACTATGATTACAGCTTCTAACAATGAGGCGGATAAAATTACAGCAAATTTGGTTGCTCCTATCGTCGTGAATATTCATACAAGGCAAGCAAAACAGATCGTATTGGAAAAAAGCCGATATCAAACAAAACACAGGATTGTTCCTGCAGACGTTTCCGATAAAGGAGGCGAGTCTTGA
- the csrA gene encoding carbon storage regulator CsrA: MLALTRKPGQDIMIGDNIVIHIVDVQGDNVRIGIEAPKEIKIFRGELYQAIVAENKSALGAVSVQNLDLTKVLPKNDKK, from the coding sequence ATGTTAGCTCTTACACGAAAACCTGGGCAAGATATTATGATCGGCGATAATATTGTGATCCATATCGTTGATGTGCAAGGAGATAATGTACGGATTGGCATAGAGGCACCGAAAGAAATAAAAATTTTTCGCGGTGAACTTTATCAGGCGATTGTAGCTGAGAATAAATCGGCATTGGGTGCAGTATCGGTGCAAAATTTAGACTTAACGAAAGTCTTGCCTAAGAATGATAAAAAATAG
- a CDS encoding flagellar protein FlaG: MIDTMSRLNSAGDFGANYNFDQSQNIKTAGAIAENENHNSVTSQFANSISRNLQSVELDAENEENKNKKITKEEVSQITEQLNELADKMNVNIKFKYYEKLDRLTTQIIEKKTNKVLKEFPPQEMIKVLTKIHDWIGIMLDKKI; this comes from the coding sequence ATGATTGATACGATGAGTCGATTGAATAGTGCCGGGGACTTCGGTGCGAATTATAACTTTGATCAGTCACAAAATATCAAAACGGCTGGTGCAATAGCAGAAAATGAAAATCATAATTCAGTAACTTCACAATTTGCAAATTCGATTAGTCGAAATTTGCAGTCGGTAGAATTAGATGCAGAAAATGAAGAAAATAAAAACAAAAAAATCACAAAAGAAGAAGTTTCCCAGATTACTGAACAATTGAATGAATTAGCAGATAAAATGAATGTGAATATTAAGTTTAAATATTACGAGAAATTGGATCGGTTGACCACGCAAATTATAGAAAAAAAGACGAATAAGGTTTTAAAAGAATTTCCACCGCAAGAAATGATCAAAGTTTTGACCAAGATTCACGATTGGATTGGAATTATGCTAGATAAAAAAATATAG